The Myotis daubentonii chromosome 1, mMyoDau2.1, whole genome shotgun sequence genome includes the window GATACAGTTAAAATTCCTCCATTTGTGGTGGAAGTCCGCCATTGACGAGTTCTCTTTGCTACTACATCATCTAGCAGTTGTTCTGTGTTCAACTGGGCCTGAACCTTCAGGCCTCTTCTGAAAAGAAAAGTTGCCTGACGAGTGTCTTTCTGATGACTTAATTTATTTCCACTCCTTGTATAATTGGTTGGGatgttattttttctatttagctggttaggtctcttaagaactgcaACTGGTTTTCTCTGCACTGCATTTTGTCTCAGAAGGTTTGCCTTCCTTTTTAATGCTGGAAAATATCTCTCTATATTCTTGTCACTTAGAGGCGGTCGATTCATAGGACTAATTCCTTTTCGAATTCCAGTTGTTTTCCTAGCTGCAAGGCCAGTGATAACTCCATAAGGACGTCTCTTCCCAGGCATCATTCTTCCTCTACGGCTCAGATTATTCTTACCAAAACCAGAATTCTGTTGGATTCCCCATTGTACTCTCATCCTGAATTGTCGGGCACCACTTTGCTGGAGTCTTCTATTTAGTCGTGGAAAATTctgcttctttccttcctttcgaTTCAATTTGATGATATCGTCCAGAGACATTTCAATTTTGTCGAGGTTTTCATTACTGCGGGGTTTCGGCGGCGGCAGCGACGGGATCGCCGTGGCTCCCACTAGCCGGGTACCAAACCGGTTCATGGCTGGAGGCATCGGGCGGATTCAGTCAGTCGACAAGGCCAGAGACCGAGGCCTGCCACCTCCCACTTACGCTCACAGACCAGCTGCcgttagtcttttattatataggattcccatgTTATGACTATATACTATAGAATTTGTAttctatttaataataataattgacttCCTGTTTTCTCTATAAATTTATTCAATTTCAAACATTGCTATTACATATTATTTCCTATGTAATTAAATACTGTGATTGGACACATGGATATTATTTTATGTCATTAAGTATGTGCTGCTCAAGGAGACCATTATTAGAAAATGGAAGGAGAAAATGGTAGGAAGGGCAACATAGAatcattattctttaaattaatattttaatttattgattatcatcaaggaaaaaaatcatgttGCTGATAATACTACATAactgatttttctgtttttttaggTCCAAGCTTGTTCATTTATCTCAATCATAATGGAAAATAGTACTTGCTTTCCTCCACCCCTCTTTGTATACAACCTCCATCCTAATACAACAGAGGTTTTTGAGGACActattcattttcttccttaGGACAGTCTTCTGGAGCCCTTCTGATGTCTGTATATAATTTGGACTAATTTTATCCCAGTCTGTAGCATGTCTGTCACCATaggtttttatttgatttctaatCTTAGTCATTCTCAGACCCCTTACCCTCCTGTTTTGTAATCCTTTTACTTGTTTTTCTAAATACAAATACATAGTCTTCAAATTAAGGATGATTCAacttacaactttttttttttactttatcacAGTGCAAAAGTGATACACGTTCAGTAGAAACAGtacttcaaattttgaattttgtttatcTCCTGGGCTAGGAATATGTGGGCATGGTACTCGCTTGAGATGTTGGGCAGTGGCAGGAGGAGCAGCTCCCAGTCAGCCTCGAAATCATGAGGGCAAACAACCAACACTCTGCAGTGTCCTCTGTTGCCAGCTTTTGTTTGGATTTTGGATTCAACAAATTAGGTGAGGCGGGCATTCAATACAGGCTCTATATTAGACGGCTTTGCCCACCGTAGGCTAATGGAAGTGCTCTGAGCACGTTTAAGGTGGGCTAGGCTAAGGTATGGTGCTCAGTAGGTTAGGTGGATTAAATGCAGTTTTTACTTAGGATATTTTTGATTGACAATGGGTTTATTGGGACATAACCTCATGATAAGTCAAAGAGCATCTGAAATCATTATCTTTTCCCAAGAAGGACTATACATACTAGATATTCTGAGTCCCtgtgtgttaaaaaaaatagtctttaTGTTTTATGGTTACCACTTGTAACTGGCCATTTGGCTAAatatattaaagttttatttaaataattttgactCAATATTAAAAGAATTAATT containing:
- the LOC132213021 gene encoding UAP56-interacting factor-like, yielding MPPAMNRFGTRLVGATAIPSLPPPKPRSNENLDKIEMSLDDIIKLNRKEGKKQNFPRLNRRLQQSGARQFRMRVQWGIQQNSGFGKNNLSRRGRMMPGKRRPYGVITGLAARKTTGIRKGISPMNRPPLSDKNIERYFPALKRKANLLRQNAVQRKPVAVLKRPNQLNRKNNIPTNYTRSGNKLSHQKDTRQATFLFRRGLKVQAQLNTEQLLDDVVAKRTRQWRTSTTNGGILTVSIDNPGAVQCPVTQKPRLTRTAVPSFLAKREQSDVKKVPKGAPLQFDINSVGK